One part of the Salvelinus sp. IW2-2015 linkage group LG28, ASM291031v2, whole genome shotgun sequence genome encodes these proteins:
- the LOC111954247 gene encoding serine incorporator 1 — MGAVLGLCSMASWIPCLCGTAPCLLCKCCPSGNNSTVTRLIYAFFLLLCVGIACIMLMPGMEEQLKKIPGFCDGGMGTSIPGVEGHVNCDVLVGYKAVYRICFGMAMFFLLFSLLMVKVKSSQDPRATIHNGFWFFKFASATAITIGAFFIPEGPFTTVWFYIGMAGAFCFILIQLVLLIDFAHSWNESWVEKMEEGNSRCWYAALLSATTINYILSLVSLIMFYVYYTHTDGCTENKAFITVNMLLCVGASVMSVLPKIQESQPRSGLLQSSIVTLYTMYLTWSAMTNEPDRKCNPSLLGIIGLNNTTPAGKDHPVVQWWDAQGIVGLVLFLMCVLYSSIRNSSNTQVNKLTLTSDESSLIEDGHHPENFDVEDGENRAVDNEKDGVTYSYSFFHFMLFLASLYIMMTLTNWYSPDSNYETMTSKWPSVWVKISSSWICIALYVWTLAAPLVLVNRDFD; from the exons ATGGGGGCCGTTCTCGGACTGTGTTCCATGGCGAGTTGG ATCCCCTGCCTGTGTGGCACTGCCCCCTGCCTGCTGTGCAAATGCTGCCCCAGTGGGAATAACTCCACTGTCACCCGACTCATCTATGCCTTCTTCCTCCTGCTGTGCGTGGGCATCGCATGCATTATGCTCATGCCAGGGATGGAAGAGCAGCTCAAGAAG ATTCCAGGATTCTGTGATGGGGGAATGGGTACATCAATTCCAGGTGTGGAGGGTCATGTCAACTGTGATGTCTTGGTTGGCTACAAGGCTGTGTACCGTATCTGCTTCGGCATGGCAATGTTCTTCctgctcttctccctcctcaTGGTCAAAGTCAAGAGTAGCCAGGATCCCAGAGCTACTATACACAATGG GTTTTGGTTCTTCAAGTTTGCTTCTGCGACTGCCATTACCATTGGTGCATTCTTCATTCCAGAGGGTCCCTTCACAACTG TTTGGTTCTACATAGGAATGGCTGGAGCGTTTTGCTTCATCCTGATCCAGCTGGTCCTGCTGATAGACTTTGCCCACTCCTGGAATGAGTCCTGggtggagaagatggaggagggCAACTCTCGCTGCTGGTATGCAG CTCTGCTGTCTGCTACCACCATCAACTACATCCTGTCCCTGGTGTCTCTGATCATGTTCTACGTCTACTACACCCACACTGACGGCTGCACTGAGAACAAGGCCTTCATCACTGTCAACATGCTGCTGTGTGTCGGAGCCTCAGTCATGTCCGTCCTGCCCAAGATTCAg GAGTCCCAGCCAAGGTCCGGGTTGCTGCAGTCTTCCATTGTGACTCTGTACACCATGTATCTCACTTGGTCTGCCATGACCAACGAGCCAG ACAGGAAATGCAACCCAAGCTTGCTGGGTATCATTGGCCTCAACAACACCACCCCAGCTGGTAAGGACCACCCTGTTGTTCAGTGGTGGGATGCCCAGGGTATTGTGGGGCTGGTCCTGTTCCTGATGTGTGTTCTGTACTCAAG CATCCGCAACTCCTCCAACACCCAGGTGAACAAACTGACTCTGACCAGTGACGAGTCTTCCCTGATTGAGGATGGCCACCACCCTGAGAACTTTGACGTGGAAGATGGTGAGAACCGTGCCGTGGACAACGAGAAGGACGGAGTCACCTACAGCTACTCCTTCTTCCACTTCATGCTCTTCCTGGCCTCCCTCTACATCATGATGACCCTCACCAACTGGTACAG CCCTGACTCCAACTATGAGACAATGACCAGCAAGTGGCCCTCTGTGTGGGTGAAGATCTCCTCCAGCTGGATCTGCATTGCCCTCTATGTGTGGACTTTAGCAGCCCCACTGGTCCTGGTCAACCGAGACTTCGACTGA
- the LOC111954245 gene encoding heat shock factor protein 2 isoform X1: MKQNSNVPAFLTKLWTLVEDSDTNEFICWSQEGNSFLVMDEQRFAKDILPKFFKHNNMASFVRQLNMYGFRKVMHIDTGIVKQERDGPVEFQHHYFKHGQDDLLENIKRKVSNTRPNDTKIRQEDLSNILASVQNVHGKQESIDSRLNTLKRDNEGLWREISDLRQKHSQQHQIIKKLIQFIVTLVQKNRMSLKRKRPILLNSNGKKPKYIHEIYDDPPLDHNKPSVSGLKNADLTDDVVICDVTDDDTEITEGPSRALDQSDVEIVEVFNSNTVSQTDSADSIGQTYSLVIEPEETTISTYDSLPTSSTLQLNKQSGLSLEDPMKMMDSILNESGAISQNINLLGKVELMDYLDSIDCSLEDFQAMLYGKQFSIDPDILEATEGSGGPKENAGLLSKGDKSSFSADNQLVQYTSCPLLAFLDGCTPLATEADSSTATELGDSLLQNNTEVPTDLLEPDEEPPRSSLIRLEPLTEAEASESTLFYLCELNPEGDTTDLTQLEI, translated from the exons atgaaacaaaattcAAATGTACCAGCCTTTCTCACCAAGCTTTGGACTCTTGTGGAAGATTCTGACACAAATGAATTTATTTGTTGGAGTCAG gAAGGTAACAGTTTCCTTGTCATGGATGAACAGCGATTTGCCAAGGATATCCTTCCCAAATTCTTCAAGCACAACAACATGGCCAGCTTTGTCAGACAGCTGAATATGT ATGGATTTCGCAAAGTGATGCACATCGACACAGGCATAGTAAAGCAAGAGAGGGATGGACCAGTTGAATTTcagcatcattactttaaacatgGTCAGGATGACTTGCTggaaaacatcaaaagaaag GTTTCCAATACAAGACCAAATGATACCAAGATCAGACAGGAAGACCTGTCCAATATTTTGGCCAGTGTTCAGAATGTTCACGGAAAACAAGAAAGCATTGATTCCAGACTCAACACACTGAAAAG AGATAATGAAGGTCTATGGAGGGAAATATCAGACCTGAGACAGAAGCACTCCCAACAGCACCAAATCATTAAGAAG TTGATACAATTCATCGTCACATTGGTACAGAAGAACCGGATGAGTTTAAAACGCAAGAG GCCTATTCTACTGAACAGCAATGGAAAGAAGCCTAAATACATCCATGAAATCTACGATGATCCTCCTCTGGACCACAACAAA CCCTCTGTCAGTGGTTTGAAGAATGCTGATCTTACTGACGATGTCGTCATCTGTGATGTAACTGACGATGACACAGAGATCACAGAGGGCCCCTCAAGAGCATTGGATCAATC GGATGTAGAAATAGTTGAGGTCTTCAACAGCAATACtgtgtcacagacagacagcgctGACAGTATAGGACAGACCTACTCTTTAGTAATCGAACCAGAAGAGACCACCATAAGCACATATGATAGCCTTCCCACAAGCAGCACCTTGCAGCTCAACAAACAGTCAGGGTTGAGCCTGGAGGATCCAATGAAGATGATGGACTCAATCCTCAATGAGAGTGGAGCTATTTCTCAGAATATCAACCTCCTCGGCAA GGTTGAGCTGATGGACTACTTGGACAGCATTGACTGCAGTTTGGAAGACTTTCAGGCAATGTTGTACGGGAAGCAGTTCAGCATTGATCCAGATATTTTAGAGGCCACAGAG GGGAGTGGTGGTCCCAAAGAAAATGCAGGGCTGCTATCCAAAGGAGACAAGTCTAGTTTCTCAGCAGACAACCAGCTGGTCCAGTACACATCCTGCCCTCTGCTGGCCTTCCTGGATGGCTGCACCCCTTTGGCCACAGAGGCAGACAGCAGCACAGCCACAGAGCTGGGAGACAGCCTGCTGCAGAACAACACTGAGGTCCCCACAGACCTCCTGGAGCCAGACGAGGAGCCTCCACGAAGCTCTCTGATCCGCCTGGAGCCCCTGACCGAGGCAGAGGCCAGCGAGTCAACGCTCTTCTACCTGTGTGAACTCAACCCAGAGGGCGACACCACTGACTTGACACAGCTGGAGATTTAA
- the LOC111954245 gene encoding heat shock factor protein 2 isoform X2: MKQNSNVPAFLTKLWTLVEDSDTNEFICWSQEGNSFLVMDEQRFAKDILPKFFKHNNMASFVRQLNMYGFRKVMHIDTGIVKQERDGPVEFQHHYFKHGQDDLLENIKRKVSNTRPNDTKIRQEDLSNILASVQNVHGKQESIDSRLNTLKRDNEGLWREISDLRQKHSQQHQIIKKLIQFIVTLVQKNRMSLKRKRPILLNSNGKKPKYIHEIYDDPPLDHNKPSVSGLKNADLTDDVVICDVTDDDTEITEGPSRALDQSDVEIVEVFNSNTVSQTDSADSIGQTYSLVIEPEETTISTYDSLPTSSTLQLNKQSGLSLEDPMKMMDSILNESGAISQNINLLGKVELMDYLDSIDCSLEDFQAMLGVVVPKKMQGCYPKETSLVSQQTTSWSSTHPALCWPSWMAAPLWPQRQTAAQPQSWETACCRTTLRSPQTSWSQTRSLHEAL; encoded by the exons atgaaacaaaattcAAATGTACCAGCCTTTCTCACCAAGCTTTGGACTCTTGTGGAAGATTCTGACACAAATGAATTTATTTGTTGGAGTCAG gAAGGTAACAGTTTCCTTGTCATGGATGAACAGCGATTTGCCAAGGATATCCTTCCCAAATTCTTCAAGCACAACAACATGGCCAGCTTTGTCAGACAGCTGAATATGT ATGGATTTCGCAAAGTGATGCACATCGACACAGGCATAGTAAAGCAAGAGAGGGATGGACCAGTTGAATTTcagcatcattactttaaacatgGTCAGGATGACTTGCTggaaaacatcaaaagaaag GTTTCCAATACAAGACCAAATGATACCAAGATCAGACAGGAAGACCTGTCCAATATTTTGGCCAGTGTTCAGAATGTTCACGGAAAACAAGAAAGCATTGATTCCAGACTCAACACACTGAAAAG AGATAATGAAGGTCTATGGAGGGAAATATCAGACCTGAGACAGAAGCACTCCCAACAGCACCAAATCATTAAGAAG TTGATACAATTCATCGTCACATTGGTACAGAAGAACCGGATGAGTTTAAAACGCAAGAG GCCTATTCTACTGAACAGCAATGGAAAGAAGCCTAAATACATCCATGAAATCTACGATGATCCTCCTCTGGACCACAACAAA CCCTCTGTCAGTGGTTTGAAGAATGCTGATCTTACTGACGATGTCGTCATCTGTGATGTAACTGACGATGACACAGAGATCACAGAGGGCCCCTCAAGAGCATTGGATCAATC GGATGTAGAAATAGTTGAGGTCTTCAACAGCAATACtgtgtcacagacagacagcgctGACAGTATAGGACAGACCTACTCTTTAGTAATCGAACCAGAAGAGACCACCATAAGCACATATGATAGCCTTCCCACAAGCAGCACCTTGCAGCTCAACAAACAGTCAGGGTTGAGCCTGGAGGATCCAATGAAGATGATGGACTCAATCCTCAATGAGAGTGGAGCTATTTCTCAGAATATCAACCTCCTCGGCAA GGTTGAGCTGATGGACTACTTGGACAGCATTGACTGCAGTTTGGAAGACTTTCAGGCAATGTT GGGAGTGGTGGTCCCAAAGAAAATGCAGGGCTGCTATCCAAAGGAGACAAGTCTAGTTTCTCAGCAGACAACCAGCTGGTCCAGTACACATCCTGCCCTCTGCTGGCCTTCCTGGATGGCTGCACCCCTTTGGCCACAGAGGCAGACAGCAGCACAGCCACAGAGCTGGGAGACAGCCTGCTGCAGAACAACACTGAGGTCCCCACAGACCTCCTGGAGCCAGACGAGGAGCCTCCACGAAGCTCTCTGA